In Pseudoxanthomonas sp. SE1, the genomic stretch GTGGTGAATGTCTACGCACGCCACCACGGACTGTTCGACGAGGACGCGCGACGGGTGTGGTCGCAGTCACCCAATCCGTTCCGCCTGCCCAACCTGCACGTGTCGGAAACCACGCAGCAGTCGATGGCCATCAACCAGATCGAGAATGGCGCCATCATCATCGCCGGTTCCGGCATGGCCAATGGCGGGCGCATCCAGCATCACCTGCGCTACAACCTGGGGCGCCGCAACGCCCACATCGTGTTCGTCGGCTACCAGGCACAGGGCACGCTGGGCCGACGGCTGGTGGATGGCGCAGCGTGGGTCCGCATCCACGGCCGCGACTATCGCGTGAACGCCCAGCGCCACACGGTCGGTGGCCTGTCCGCGCATACCGATCAGCGCGGCCTGCTGGCGTGGTACGACAACTTCCAGCCATCGCCACCGCTGGTGCTGGTGCATGGCGAAGACAAGGCGCGCGAAGCGCTCGCGGGCGAGATCGGGGAGCGCCACGGCGCGCCGGTGGAACTCGCAAGGCCGGGAATGGTGCTGGACGTCTGAGGAAAGCGGGCGGCGGCCCGTGCGGGTGCGGATACCCGGCATCACACCCGCGTGGCGGACGTTCCGACCGGTTCGGGCTCGCCCGTATGGCTGACGCTGCGGTTGCGGCCGGCCTGTTTGGCCCGGTAGAGCGCGGCGTCGGCGCGGTCGAACACGTCTTCCGGCCCGGCGTCGTCGCCACTCATGTGGGTGTGGATGCCGATGCTGGCGGTGAATGGCGGTGATGTGCCCGCGCTGGTGCCGTGGGGCTTCCGGCCCTGGTTGGCCAGGTCCACGTGGATGGTGGTGGCAATGGTGGCCGCGGCCTGCGCCGAGGTTTCCGGCAGCAGCAGCGCGAACTCATCGCCACCCAGGCGTGCGACCAGGTCGCGCGGTCGCCGCGCGCGGCTGCGCAGGATCCGGGCCAGTGCCTTCAATGCGGCATCGCCCGCTGCGTGTCCCTGGGTGTCGTTCAATTGTTTGAAGTGGTCGATGTCCATCACCAGCAGCGACAGTGGCTGGCCACTGCGACGCGCGACGCGCAACTCCTGGTCCAATGCGTGATCGAAACGGGTGCGGTTGGCGAGCCCCGTCAACGCATCAGACTGCGCCTGCTTGTGGGTCCTGCGCAGCAGCCGGTAGATCCACAACGATGCGCCCAGGGCGAGCACCAGCAATGCCGGCACGGGAGAAAACCAGACGTGTCCGTAGCGCAGCAGCAGGACCGAAATCACCACGGTGCCCGCCATGGTCAGTACCGTGGGCAGCCAGACGCGACGCAGCCCCGGCAGCAGGGACAGCAACAACGGCAGTGCGGCCAGCGCCGCGGACAGGCCTGCCTGCCAGCCTTCTCCCAGCGGGGTGATGGCGGCGTCCTTGATCAGCATGTTCAAAAGGTTGGCCTGATAGTCCGCGCCACTCATGCTGGCGGTTGCCGGCTGGCCGGGCGCACGGGCGATCGGCCCCATGCCGGTTGCGCTGACGCCCACGATGACCCAGTTGCCGCGCAGGAGCGAGGCGGGGATACGCTGGTTGAGGACGTCCGTATACGAAACGTGCCGGAAAGCGTTGGGTGGCGAAGCGAACGGCACGCGCACTTCGTGGTCGCGCACCCACTCGTACGGCGATGCAGGCGCCAGGTCGGTGGTCACCAGCCTGCGTCCCGGCAGCTCCGCATTGGCACCGGTTGACGGTTCCAGCTGGAGCAACGCCAGCGCGAGTGCGGGCCAGTGGGGTGAGCCCAGGCCGGCACGCAGGTAGACGCTGCGCGCCACGCCATCTTCATCCAGCACCATCTCGGCGTGGCCCAGAGAAGCGGCCGAGGCGGCGAACTCGGGGATCGGCATCAGCTCGACGGTGGCGCCGTTGAGCTGGACGGGCTCGGCGAACACCGGCAGTACCACGCGGCCACTGCGACTGATCGCACGCGCAAGCAGCGCATCGCCTTCGGGGTCGAAGAGGGCCGGCTCGGACAGCAGGATGTTGAACGCGATGCCCTTCGCATCGGCCAGCCTCAGCCGGTCGACCAGTTGGGCATGCGTGCGGCGCGACCAGGGCCAGCGGCCCAGTTCGGCCAGGCTCTTCTGATCGATGTCGACCACCACGACGCGGGGGTCGGCGTCCGGAGCAGCGCCGAGCACCAGCGTGTCGTAGACCGCAGCGTCCGGCGCCAGGGTCAGGCCGGACAGGGTGACCAGGATCGCCAGCGCAGCCGCGCCCACCGCCGTCAGCAGGCGGGGTTTCCATTTGGGCGCGGGCGCGGCGGTGCTCACAGGGCGAGCAGTATGAGCAATGCCCCTGCTCCAACGCCAATGCGGCACAACCGGCAGGGCACGTCGATCACCTGCGGCGCCGGGAACGGGCCCTCGAACCCGTCGACATCGATCGTCTGGGCGCGCAGGTACCACGTGCCACTGCGCAGGCGCGGCAGGGTGATTTCGGGCTGGTCGACCAGCATGTCCACCTGCGGCCCGCTGAAATCCGGGGTGCGCGACATCTGGAAGCGGTAGCGCTGGCCGGGCTGGCCGGCAGGCCAGCGGAAGGTCACTTCGCGCGTGTTGCCGGCTTCGGCTTCGGCGCCATCGATGGCGGTCACTTCGACCAGGGGGCGCACCGTGAAGGCGAGGCTGTCACCGAAGGGCCCGGTTTTCCCCTGGCTGTCCACGCTGCGGATGCGCCAGGCGTATTCGCCCGGCGGGAGGGCGTCGGGAAGGCGGGTGGAGGTGGCGTCGTTCACCCGGGCCCGTGCGACCGGCTGTGCGTATCCGGCGGTGCCGGCCACTTCGTAGTCATAGGCGATCGCGCCGGGGGCGCCGGTCCAGGCCAGGGAGACCTCCGGCGTGCGCACGATGCTTGCGGCAGCCGGGGCGACGGAGTACGGCGGCACGGGCTGGTCGTCGATCCGGAACTGGATGACGGCATCGTGGCCTTCCAGGCCGACGGCATCGATCGGCCGTACGCGGACGAAGTAGCGACCGGCACCGAGCGCGGGCAAGGTGAAGGCCGGGGCATCGCTTTCCGCATCCACACGCAGGCTGTCGAAAGCGGCGCGCTCGCTGACCTGCACGCGGTAGCGTTGCGCGCCCGGCACCGCGGGCCAGCTCAACTCAGGGCGTGCGCTTTGCGACAGCGATGGGGTCCGCGACAGGTCCGGCGCCGGCAGCAGTTTCACCGGCGTCACGGCGGCCTGGCCCATGGCCACGACGGTGCCGAAGCCCGGACGGAGCAGTGCGCCGCGCTGGTTGCGTGCACTCACCGCAACGCGGCCTTCGAGGACTTCGGTATGCGTGCGACCGTCACCCGCCTCGACACGGAACTGGGTACCCCTCACCGCGGAGGATGCACTGGGCGTGTCGACGATGAAGTTCGCTGCGGGTCCGCGCAGGCGGCGGACTTCGTTGCCGATGCGTCCGCGCTGCAGCCGCAGGCGCGTGTCGGCCATGCCGGAGCGGCCGAAACGCGTGAGGCGGTCCAGCAGCAGTTCACTGCCGCCCAGCAACAACAGGCGCGAACCGTCGGCGAACTGCAGGCTGAGCGATGCGTCCGGCGAGGTCTTCAGCAAGGCGCCACTGCCCAGCGACATGCCGGCGGTGACGGGAGCATCGGTTCCGGCCGCAGTGGTCCGGGTGACCGCGCTGCCCTGCACGGCCACGACCTTGGCACGTGCGGGTTGGCTGTCCAGCCATTGCAGCGGAATGCGGAGGGTGGAGCCCGGCGGGAGGGCATACGGATTGGCGATGCCGTTGTGGTCCTGCAGCCGTTGCCAGGGAATGCTGGGTTTGAGGTATGCACCCGTCACATCCCAGAGCGTGTCGCCGGGACGTACGCGGTAGGCCCATTCCTGTGCCTGGGCCGGCCACGAAACCAGTAACAGGATCGCCAGTCCGCAACCCAGCCATCCTTTCCCTTGGATCGCCCACTTGTGCATCGTCCACTCCCGCGTAAGCGTCTGCGAAATGTTGAATCGGTCACAATTATAGAGGGGTGCGGTTGATTGATTGGCCGGATTTCGCCGGTTTTCACGTCACATTAGCTTCGTTCGCCAAACCGATCCGCTTGCCTGTGGATCAGGGCTGGGCGCCCCACAGGCCCGCAATGCGACGTGCCAGGCGATACGGTTCCGGCGTGTCGCGATTGGTCAGCACGACCACGGTCAAGCGCTGCGTGGGGAAGCGGACCAGCACGTTGCGGAAGCCGATGCTCTCGCCGGAGTGCCATTGCATCCCACCCTGCAGGCGCCAGCCGAATCCATAGTGCGCCACATCGGGCTCACCGGTAACGGTCGCGGGCCGGAATGCCTGCGCGCGTGAGGCGGCATTGAGCAGGCGGTCGTCGTACAACGCGGCGTCCCAGCGCGCGAGGTCGGTGATGGACGAATAGATGCCGCCATCGCCCAGCACCGCACTGGTCGTGCTCTGGTCGGTGCGCTGCCATGTGCCATTCACCGGGCTGTAGCCGTATGCGCGGTGCGCGACACGGGGGCCAGCGTCTTCGCGGGCGACGGTTCCATCCATGCCCAGTGGCGCGAAGATGCGCGCATGCAGGAATGCAGCGAACGGCTGCCGCGAGGCGCGTTCCACCACCAGCGCCAGCAAGGCGTAGCCGCTGTTGCTGTAGCGATAGTCGCCGCCTGGCGTGAAATAGAGGCGTTCTTCGCGTTCGAGCAGTCGCAGCACATCTGCGTCATGCACCTGGGTGACCTGATCGCCGGGCACCAGGTCTTCGTAGTCGATCACGCCGGAGGTATGGCTGAGCAGGTGGCGGAGCGTCACCGAATCGGTCACCGCGGGCAACGACGGCAGCCAGCGGCGCACGGGGTCATCCAGGGTCAGCGCGCCGTCTTCCGCCAGCAGCAGGATGCACGCGGCCGTGAACTGCTTGCTGATGGACGCCAGCCGGAAGTTGGTCTGCGGCGTCGTGGCGACACCGGCCTCGAGATCGGCCAGTCCGTAGCTGCGCTGGAACACCGCTTCGCCTTCATGTAGGACGAGTACCGATGCGCCGGGCACCGCGCCGGTGTAGTCGTGCATCCATGCGTCGATCGCGGCATCGCGCGTCGAGGTGCCAGCCTCGCCTGCGGTCATCAGCAGTACTCCGAGTATCCAGATGGCCTTCATCGCCGCCCCACCCCTCGATGAAACGGTGCAAGCCTAGCGCATGTGACCGGCGTCAGTCCGTGGCGGCTTCCAGGCGCAGCTGTCGTTCGCGTTCAATCCCCAGATAGCGGCGGATGCCATGCCGCATCAGGTACAGCAGCGGGATCAGCGCGATCGCCGCCAGCATCTTGTAGGCGTAATTCACCGTGCTGACGGCGAGGAACAGCGAGGTCGGCCACTTCTGCGGCCCCAATACGAACGCGATGTAGATCACCACGAAGCTGTCCACCAGCTGCGAGATCGCCGTCGAGCCGGTCGCGCGCAGCCACACCCAGCGCTCGCCGGTGGCGTTGCGGATGCGGTGGAACACGGATACGTCGATCAGCTGGCCCACCAGGAAGGCGACCACCGAGCCGGCGATGGTCCACATGCCCTGGCCGAAGATGGCCGCAAAGGCCTTCTGATAGTCGGGCACGCCCTGCGCCTGCGCCGCTTCCACCCACCAGCCGGCCGGTGCCAGTGCGATCGCCGCGAAGGCGAACAGGAAGCCGTACACGATCAATGCGACGGCCAGCCATGAGATGAAGCGCACGCCGCGCTTGCCGAAGAATTCGTTGATGGTGTCGGTCAGGATGAACACGAACGGCCACAGCAAGGTGCCGGCGGTGAAGCTGAGCGAGCCGGTCTGGCCGAACAGGTTCCACTCCAGCGGCGCGATGCCCAGCGTGTCTTCCAGCGCGAAGATCTTGACGCCGATGAACTCGGCCAGCACCGCGTTGGCGCAGAACACCGCCGCCAGCACGATGAAGAGGCGGACCGCACGATCATCCAGGGTGCGCGGTACGTGCATGGTTCAGCGGTCCCCGGCGCGGGTGAACGGCATGGTCTCCGGCGCGACGGCACCGCCGGAAATGATGAAGCTCATCGCCTGGTCCACGGTCCAGTCGGTCGGCGTGAGCAGTTCGACCGGCACGATCTCCAGATAGCCGGAGGTCGGATTCGGCGTGGTGGGCACGTAGACGGCGGCCAGCTCGCGGCCACTGCCTTCCTCGCGGATCACGCGCGTCACCAGGCCGACCGATTTCATGTCCCGGTGCGGGAAATCGATCAGCACCACGCGCTGCGTGCTGCCCGGCTTGGTCTCCAGCATGTCCAGCAACTTGCGCGCGCTGGTGTAGATGACGTTCGCCAGCGGCACGCGCGCGATCAGGGCCTCGAACCAGCGCAGCAGGCGCTGCCCGACCACGCGGCGCGTCAATGCGCCCACGGCGAGGATCACGAACAGCGTGGCGATCATCGCAATCGTGTTCTGCACCCACAGGCCGTTGAACCAGCCCAGCGACTGCGGGAAGGTCGCCGCGATCTGGTGCGACATCGGCTCGACCCACGGCTTGCTGATGTCCGACAGCATCACGAACACGAATTTGACGACCACCCACGTCAGCCAGATCGGCAACAGGGTCAGCAGGCCGGTGATGAAAAGCTTCTGCACCGAAACGCGGTGCGCGGGATGGTCGGGGGGCATGGCGCTATTGTAGGCCGGCGCGCAGGCCCTGCCGTAGCGCCATCGCCGGGATGCTGTGCAGCGGCGCGTGGATCAGCCGCCGGTCTGCCGCGCCTCGGGCTTCAGCCGCACGTAGATCTGCTTGCGTACGCGGGCGACGACTTCGTTCTGGGCGTTGAAGACGTCCGCCGGCATCCAGCGCAGGTATTTCTGGCCGTTGGCGGCCTCGGCGCGGATCTCGTCCAGCACGAACGCATCCAGCCGGAACTCGGCATGCAGCGTGCCCTTGCCGGGTTTGACGAATTCGATCTCCGCCGCTTTGTCCCAGACGTAGTAATCGCTGCCCAGCCGCTCCTTGGCCAGGATCATCCAGAACGGATCGGTCATGGCGAACAGGCTGCCGCCGAAGTGCGTGCCCACATAGTTGCGGTTCCATGGACGCATGCGCAGTTCGACGCGGGCAAAACTCCAGTCGCGTGCCATTTCGGTGACGTGGATGCCGCTGAGCAGGAAGGGCGGCCACACATTGAAGATGTGCCGCAGGGAGCCGGGTTTCATGCAGGACTGTTTTCTACTGAAGTGACGAGGAAGGATTCGCGGCTCAGAACAGCAGCGAGGACATCTTCCTGCGGTATTGACCGACGAGCGCCTCGTCCTCGATCACGCGGAAGGCGTCGATCAGGCTCTTGCGGGGCAGGCCATCTTCAAAGGTACGGTCACGCTTGAGCATC encodes the following:
- a CDS encoding CHASE2 domain-containing protein, encoding MSTAAPAPKWKPRLLTAVGAAALAILVTLSGLTLAPDAAVYDTLVLGAAPDADPRVVVVDIDQKSLAELGRWPWSRRTHAQLVDRLRLADAKGIAFNILLSEPALFDPEGDALLARAISRSGRVVLPVFAEPVQLNGATVELMPIPEFAASAASLGHAEMVLDEDGVARSVYLRAGLGSPHWPALALALLQLEPSTGANAELPGRRLVTTDLAPASPYEWVRDHEVRVPFASPPNAFRHVSYTDVLNQRIPASLLRGNWVIVGVSATGMGPIARAPGQPATASMSGADYQANLLNMLIKDAAITPLGEGWQAGLSAALAALPLLLSLLPGLRRVWLPTVLTMAGTVVISVLLLRYGHVWFSPVPALLVLALGASLWIYRLLRRTHKQAQSDALTGLANRTRFDHALDQELRVARRSGQPLSLLVMDIDHFKQLNDTQGHAAGDAALKALARILRSRARRPRDLVARLGGDEFALLLPETSAQAAATIATTIHVDLANQGRKPHGTSAGTSPPFTASIGIHTHMSGDDAGPEDVFDRADAALYRAKQAGRNRSVSHTGEPEPVGTSATRV
- a CDS encoding FecR domain-containing protein, which codes for MHKWAIQGKGWLGCGLAILLLVSWPAQAQEWAYRVRPGDTLWDVTGAYLKPSIPWQRLQDHNGIANPYALPPGSTLRIPLQWLDSQPARAKVVAVQGSAVTRTTAAGTDAPVTAGMSLGSGALLKTSPDASLSLQFADGSRLLLLGGSELLLDRLTRFGRSGMADTRLRLQRGRIGNEVRRLRGPAANFIVDTPSASSAVRGTQFRVEAGDGRTHTEVLEGRVAVSARNQRGALLRPGFGTVVAMGQAAVTPVKLLPAPDLSRTPSLSQSARPELSWPAVPGAQRYRVQVSERAAFDSLRVDAESDAPAFTLPALGAGRYFVRVRPIDAVGLEGHDAVIQFRIDDQPVPPYSVAPAAASIVRTPEVSLAWTGAPGAIAYDYEVAGTAGYAQPVARARVNDATSTRLPDALPPGEYAWRIRSVDSQGKTGPFGDSLAFTVRPLVEVTAIDGAEAEAGNTREVTFRWPAGQPGQRYRFQMSRTPDFSGPQVDMLVDQPEITLPRLRSGTWYLRAQTIDVDGFEGPFPAPQVIDVPCRLCRIGVGAGALLILLAL
- a CDS encoding serine hydrolase domain-containing protein → MTAGEAGTSTRDAAIDAWMHDYTGAVPGASVLVLHEGEAVFQRSYGLADLEAGVATTPQTNFRLASISKQFTAACILLLAEDGALTLDDPVRRWLPSLPAVTDSVTLRHLLSHTSGVIDYEDLVPGDQVTQVHDADVLRLLEREERLYFTPGGDYRYSNSGYALLALVVERASRQPFAAFLHARIFAPLGMDGTVAREDAGPRVAHRAYGYSPVNGTWQRTDQSTTSAVLGDGGIYSSITDLARWDAALYDDRLLNAASRAQAFRPATVTGEPDVAHYGFGWRLQGGMQWHSGESIGFRNVLVRFPTQRLTVVVLTNRDTPEPYRLARRIAGLWGAQP
- a CDS encoding queuosine precursor transporter, with product MHVPRTLDDRAVRLFIVLAAVFCANAVLAEFIGVKIFALEDTLGIAPLEWNLFGQTGSLSFTAGTLLWPFVFILTDTINEFFGKRGVRFISWLAVALIVYGFLFAFAAIALAPAGWWVEAAQAQGVPDYQKAFAAIFGQGMWTIAGSVVAFLVGQLIDVSVFHRIRNATGERWVWLRATGSTAISQLVDSFVVIYIAFVLGPQKWPTSLFLAVSTVNYAYKMLAAIALIPLLYLMRHGIRRYLGIERERQLRLEAATD
- a CDS encoding DUF502 domain-containing protein gives rise to the protein MPPDHPAHRVSVQKLFITGLLTLLPIWLTWVVVKFVFVMLSDISKPWVEPMSHQIAATFPQSLGWFNGLWVQNTIAMIATLFVILAVGALTRRVVGQRLLRWFEALIARVPLANVIYTSARKLLDMLETKPGSTQRVVLIDFPHRDMKSVGLVTRVIREEGSGRELAAVYVPTTPNPTSGYLEIVPVELLTPTDWTVDQAMSFIISGGAVAPETMPFTRAGDR
- a CDS encoding DUF4442 domain-containing protein; this translates as MKPGSLRHIFNVWPPFLLSGIHVTEMARDWSFARVELRMRPWNRNYVGTHFGGSLFAMTDPFWMILAKERLGSDYYVWDKAAEIEFVKPGKGTLHAEFRLDAFVLDEIRAEAANGQKYLRWMPADVFNAQNEVVARVRKQIYVRLKPEARQTGG